One Amblyomma americanum isolate KBUSLIRL-KWMA chromosome 8, ASM5285725v1, whole genome shotgun sequence DNA window includes the following coding sequences:
- the LOC144101774 gene encoding juvenile hormone acid O-methyltransferase-like, with protein MSQEKNAVTQILDLKSESAELYDAGTDLCIQTSTAILDLFSKAFALSDNEEQQQFIEIGCGPGGFTMKTVFPSLPPCRRLVYTDKSEEMLKVAVEKYSHPRIQHPQLDILGDVGEFVRREGQFQRLYCFQVLHWIRDQRMVIRNFEKLLAPGGECLVVFLRGVVFCELFEKMMKSPRWSKYSQGGLGGGAAQLP; from the exons ATGTCGCAGGAAAAGAACGCTGTAACGCAAATACTTGACCTCAAGTCTGAGAGCGCTGAGCTCTACGACGCCGGGACCGACCTATGCATACAGACATCTACAGCTATCTTGGACCTCTTCTCGAAAGCGTTCGCGCTCTCCGATAATGAGGAGCAGCAGCAGTTTATAGAGATCGGCTGCGGACCCGGTGGCTTCACGATGAA GACTGTTTTTCCATCTCTCCCGCCGTGCCGAAGACTGGTCTACACGGACAAGTCGGAGGAAATGCTGAAGGTGGCCGTGGAGAAGTACTCGCATCCGAGAATACAGCATCCGCAACTGGACATCCTAGGAGACGTGGGTGAGTTCGTGCGCCGAGAAGGTCAATTCCAGCGGCTCTACTGTTTCCAAGTGCTGCACTGGATCAGGGATCAACGGATGGTCATTCGAAACTTCGAGAAGCTTCTGGCTCCAGGAGGAGAGTGTCTGGTGGTCTTTCTGCGGGGCGTGGTCTTTTGTGAACTCTTCGAGAAAATGATGAAGTCTCCTCGCTGGTCAAAGTATAGCCAA ggaggcctgggaggcggcgctgctcaactgccatga